From the genome of Streptacidiphilus rugosus AM-16, one region includes:
- a CDS encoding MFS transporter, translating to MATSKTLTRSVPAQARRGQHPGISLAVIATTQLMVVLDITIVNIALPHISTALHFTPTSLSWVLNAYTLTFGGLLLLGGRIGDILGRRPTLITGVLLFSLASLLGGLATASWMLLASRALQGIGGAIASPTAFALIATNFKEGPERNRAFGVYAAVAGAGGAIGLLLGGMLTSWLSWRWVFFVNVPIGLALAALAPLYINDSERHPGHFDLPGALSATLGMVSLVYGFIRAADSGWTDTWTLVSFAAAIVLLSSFLVIESRTTQPITPLKMFRNRNRSGSYVMMLCLAAAMFGIFFFMTQFIQDILGFSPIKAGFAFLPMSAAIIVAAQIAARQQTKWGARPFMILGTVLVTVGAFWVTRLDIHSSYVGGVLGPTVIFGLGMGCIFVPVMLTAVSGVAPHEAGAATGLLNTTQQVGGSLGLAILVTVFATAERNQLKVQHPHPDPNQAFVHGMTSAFWVAVGFTLLAFVMAVFVVRPQARPSGAPPPAEAKEATAEES from the coding sequence GTGGCAACTTCGAAGACCCTGACCCGCAGCGTTCCGGCCCAGGCCAGGCGTGGCCAACATCCGGGGATCTCCCTGGCCGTCATCGCCACCACCCAGCTGATGGTCGTGCTGGACATCACCATCGTCAACATCGCGCTGCCGCACATCTCCACCGCACTGCACTTCACCCCGACCAGCCTGTCCTGGGTGCTGAACGCCTACACGCTGACCTTCGGCGGCCTGCTCCTCCTCGGCGGGCGGATCGGCGACATCCTCGGCCGCCGCCCCACGTTGATCACCGGCGTACTGCTCTTCAGCCTGGCCTCCCTGCTCGGTGGCCTGGCCACCGCCTCGTGGATGCTGCTCGCGTCCCGGGCCCTGCAGGGAATCGGCGGCGCCATCGCCTCGCCGACCGCCTTCGCGCTGATCGCCACCAACTTCAAGGAGGGGCCCGAGCGCAACCGGGCCTTCGGCGTCTACGCGGCCGTGGCGGGCGCCGGCGGTGCGATCGGGCTGCTGCTCGGCGGCATGCTCACCTCCTGGCTCTCCTGGCGCTGGGTGTTCTTCGTCAACGTCCCGATCGGACTGGCCCTGGCCGCGCTGGCACCGCTCTACATCAACGACTCCGAACGCCATCCCGGCCACTTCGACCTCCCCGGCGCACTGAGCGCGACCCTGGGCATGGTCAGCCTCGTCTACGGCTTCATCCGCGCGGCGGACAGCGGCTGGACGGACACCTGGACCCTGGTCTCCTTCGCGGCGGCCATCGTGCTGCTGTCCTCCTTCCTGGTGATCGAGTCGAGGACGACGCAGCCGATCACACCGCTGAAGATGTTCCGGAACCGGAACCGCTCGGGCTCGTACGTGATGATGCTGTGCCTGGCGGCGGCGATGTTCGGGATCTTCTTCTTCATGACCCAGTTCATCCAGGACATCCTGGGGTTCAGCCCCATCAAGGCCGGCTTCGCCTTCCTGCCGATGAGCGCAGCGATCATCGTGGCCGCGCAGATCGCGGCCCGGCAGCAGACGAAGTGGGGCGCGCGGCCCTTCATGATCCTCGGCACGGTGTTGGTCACCGTGGGCGCGTTCTGGGTGACGCGACTGGACATCCACAGCAGCTACGTGGGCGGCGTGCTCGGCCCGACGGTGATCTTCGGCCTCGGCATGGGCTGCATCTTCGTTCCGGTGATGCTGACAGCGGTCTCCGGAGTGGCTCCGCACGAGGCGGGTGCGGCCACCGGCCTGCTGAACACCACCCAGCAGGTGGGCGGATCCCTCGGTCTCGCGATCCTGGTGACGGTCTTCGCCACCGCCGAGCGGAACCAGCTCAAGGTCCAGCATCCGCATCCCGATCCCAACCAGGCCTTCGTCCACGGCATGACGAGCGCCTTCTGGGTCGCGGTGGGCTTCACCCTGCTGGCCTTCGTGATGGCGGTGTTCGTGGTGCGACCGCAGGCCCGACCGTCCGGCGCCCCACCGCCCGCGGAGGCCAAGGAGGCGACCGCCGAAGAAAGCTAG
- a CDS encoding YciI family protein — protein MFVVTLSYTAPIEQVDALIEEHRAWLDTQYAAGFLLASGAKVPRTGGIVLAGGLDREALDVLLAEDPFAKAGVARYDVVEFTATKTAPCLADYREPHAS, from the coding sequence GTGTTCGTCGTCACCCTGTCCTACACCGCGCCGATCGAGCAGGTGGACGCACTGATCGAGGAGCACCGCGCGTGGCTGGACACCCAGTACGCGGCGGGCTTCCTCCTCGCCTCCGGCGCCAAGGTGCCGCGCACGGGCGGGATCGTCCTGGCCGGCGGACTCGACCGGGAGGCCCTGGACGTGCTGCTTGCGGAGGACCCGTTCGCGAAGGCCGGTGTCGCCCGCTACGACGTGGTCGAGTTCACCGCGACCAAGACCGCCCCGTGCCTGGCCGACTATCGCGAGCCGCATGCCTCCTGA
- a CDS encoding RecQ family ATP-dependent DNA helicase yields MDKTQTPDRAAVREQADAVLRLLAGGDARLREDQWLAIEALVVDKRRALVVQRTGWGKSAVYFVATALLRASGAGPTVIVSPLLALMRNQVESAARAGIAARTINSSNTEDWESIQAEITAGTVDVLLVSPERLNNPDFRDEVLPSLAAATGLLVVDEAHCISDWGHDFRPDYRRLRTMLAELPTGVPVLATTATANARVTADVAEQLGTHAGARTASGEALVLRGPLDRESLGLGVLQLGDPAHRLAWLADRLDELPGSGIIYTLTVAAADEVASFLRQRGHAVASYSGRTEDAERQSAEADLLANRVKALVATSALGMGFDKPDLGFVVHLGSPNSPIAYYQQVGRAGRGIKHAEVLLLPGAEDAAIWRYFASLAFPGEDQVRTTLGALAAHTTPDGAPLPLSTPALEARVDLRRNRLETMLKVLDVDGAVRRVKGGWVATGQPWSYEADRYARVAEARAGEQQAMLDYAATGSCRMEFLRRQLDDDQATPCGRCDNCTGSRLPTEVSAETLAAARAALGRPGVEVEPRRMWPTGLPAIGIDLKGRIPPGEQAATGRALGRLSDIGWGTRLRPLLAPDAPDTPVPAPVLDAVVTLLADWSRGPSAWEQRPVAVVSIASRTRPELVGSLAAGIARIGRLPLLGQVGYAAGADRARGGRGNSAQRLRQLHGTLTVPDELAAALADLGGGPVLLVDDYADSGWTLAVAARLLRRAGASGVLPLVLAQSA; encoded by the coding sequence ATGGACAAGACCCAGACCCCCGATCGCGCCGCCGTGCGTGAACAGGCCGACGCCGTGCTGCGGCTCCTCGCCGGCGGCGACGCCCGCCTGCGGGAGGACCAGTGGCTCGCCATCGAGGCCCTGGTGGTCGACAAGCGCCGGGCGCTGGTCGTGCAGCGCACCGGGTGGGGCAAGTCCGCCGTCTACTTCGTCGCCACGGCCCTGTTGCGGGCCTCAGGTGCCGGGCCGACGGTCATCGTGTCCCCGCTGCTCGCCCTGATGCGGAACCAGGTCGAGTCGGCGGCCAGGGCGGGCATCGCCGCCCGCACGATCAACTCCTCCAACACCGAGGATTGGGAGTCGATCCAGGCCGAGATCACGGCCGGCACGGTCGACGTCCTGCTGGTCAGCCCGGAGCGGCTGAACAACCCGGATTTCCGGGACGAGGTGCTGCCCAGTCTCGCCGCGGCCACCGGCCTGCTCGTCGTCGACGAGGCACACTGCATCTCCGACTGGGGGCACGACTTCCGCCCCGACTACCGCCGGCTGCGCACCATGCTGGCCGAGCTCCCCACCGGGGTTCCGGTCCTGGCCACGACGGCCACCGCGAACGCCCGGGTCACCGCCGACGTCGCCGAGCAGCTCGGCACCCACGCCGGCGCCCGCACCGCGAGCGGCGAGGCGCTGGTGCTGCGCGGCCCGTTGGACCGCGAGAGCCTCGGCCTGGGTGTGCTCCAGCTGGGCGATCCCGCCCACCGCCTGGCCTGGCTCGCGGACCGGCTGGACGAACTCCCCGGCTCAGGGATCATCTACACCCTCACGGTCGCGGCGGCGGACGAGGTCGCCTCCTTCCTGCGGCAGCGCGGGCACGCCGTGGCCTCCTACTCCGGGCGCACCGAGGACGCCGAGCGGCAGTCCGCCGAGGCGGATCTGCTCGCCAACCGGGTGAAGGCCCTGGTCGCCACCTCGGCCCTGGGCATGGGCTTCGACAAGCCCGACCTGGGCTTCGTGGTCCACCTCGGCTCCCCCAACTCCCCGATCGCCTACTACCAGCAGGTGGGCCGGGCCGGACGCGGGATCAAGCACGCCGAGGTACTGCTGCTCCCGGGCGCCGAGGACGCCGCGATCTGGCGGTACTTCGCCTCTCTCGCCTTCCCCGGCGAGGATCAGGTGCGCACCACGCTCGGCGCCCTGGCGGCGCACACCACCCCCGACGGGGCTCCGCTGCCCCTCTCCACCCCGGCCCTGGAGGCCCGGGTCGATCTGCGACGCAACCGCCTGGAGACCATGCTCAAGGTCCTCGACGTCGACGGTGCGGTGCGCCGCGTCAAGGGCGGCTGGGTGGCCACCGGGCAGCCCTGGTCCTACGAGGCCGACCGCTACGCCCGGGTCGCCGAGGCGAGGGCCGGGGAGCAGCAGGCCATGCTCGACTACGCCGCCACCGGTTCCTGCCGGATGGAGTTCCTGCGCCGCCAGCTCGACGACGACCAGGCGACTCCCTGCGGCCGCTGCGACAACTGCACCGGCAGCCGTCTGCCGACCGAGGTCTCGGCCGAGACGCTGGCGGCCGCTCGCGCCGCGCTCGGTCGGCCGGGCGTCGAGGTCGAGCCCCGCAGGATGTGGCCGACGGGCCTGCCCGCCATCGGGATCGACCTGAAGGGCCGTATCCCCCCGGGCGAGCAGGCGGCCACCGGCCGGGCGCTGGGGCGGCTCTCCGACATCGGCTGGGGCACGCGGCTGCGACCGCTGCTCGCCCCCGACGCCCCCGACACGCCGGTTCCCGCCCCGGTGTTGGACGCCGTCGTCACTCTTTTGGCCGACTGGTCGCGCGGGCCTTCAGCCTGGGAGCAGCGCCCCGTCGCCGTGGTCTCGATCGCCTCGAGGACCAGGCCCGAGCTGGTGGGCAGTCTGGCGGCCGGCATCGCACGGATCGGTCGGCTGCCGCTGCTCGGCCAGGTCGGCTACGCGGCGGGGGCGGACCGCGCGCGGGGCGGGCGCGGCAACAGCGCCCAGCGGCTCAGGCAGCTCCACGGCACGCTGACGGTCCCGGACGAGCTCGCCGCCGCCTTGGCGGATCTGGGCGGCGGCCCGGTCCTGCTGGTGGACGACTACGCCGACAGCGGTTGGACTCTCGCGGTCGCCGCGCGGCTGCTGCGCCGGGCCGGCGCATCAGGCGTGTTGCCCCTGGTTCTGGCCCAGTCCGCCTGA
- a CDS encoding DUF4192 domain-containing protein → MNEHSPSPSSPSSSSGASAASGTFSAFERPVVRMKTPADMAEALPYLLGFYPSDSVVALGLQGPRRRQGGSVRIDIPAPAAWAAASDEVVGFLLALSEQRDRSPDAVILYLCRDPEPGESPRAVAERLRPLATLLAERFVAAGVPVHESLCLSDGRWYSYSCSDPECCPADGALVRVPGSTSPVAAAAAFAGIHVRGSLRDLHRELEPLPAESALPLLHAFEREMPSVAAELGRTGGRERLREATAALVDAAVARFRRDEDELDDHDAARIVLGLQDRLARDRAAEWLDPPDVAHASRLWRYLARRCVGPFAEHAAAPLSLLGWTAWVTGDTVTARVALGRALALDPGYTFAGLLYEAINCGAVPDSLCATLRAERAARQRGARRRRRGPFPRCLGRSTD, encoded by the coding sequence ATGAACGAGCACAGCCCAAGCCCGTCGTCCCCCTCGTCGTCCTCCGGGGCGTCCGCGGCCTCGGGGACGTTCTCCGCCTTCGAGCGTCCCGTCGTCCGGATGAAGACCCCGGCCGACATGGCCGAGGCGCTGCCCTACCTGCTCGGTTTCTACCCGAGCGACAGCGTGGTCGCGCTCGGCCTGCAGGGCCCGCGCCGCCGCCAGGGCGGCTCGGTCAGGATCGACATCCCCGCGCCCGCGGCCTGGGCCGCGGCGTCGGACGAGGTGGTCGGCTTCCTGCTCGCCCTGTCGGAGCAGCGGGACAGGTCCCCCGACGCGGTGATCCTCTACCTCTGCCGGGATCCGGAGCCCGGGGAAAGCCCCCGGGCGGTGGCCGAACGCCTCCGGCCGCTCGCGACACTGCTGGCCGAGCGGTTCGTGGCCGCGGGCGTGCCCGTCCACGAGTCGCTGTGCCTCTCCGACGGGCGCTGGTACTCGTACAGCTGCTCGGATCCGGAGTGCTGTCCCGCGGACGGAGCGCTCGTCCGGGTGCCCGGCAGCACCTCTCCGGTCGCCGCCGCGGCGGCCTTCGCGGGCATCCACGTCCGGGGCAGCCTGCGGGACCTCCACCGGGAGCTGGAGCCACTGCCGGCCGAGTCCGCCCTGCCGCTGCTCCACGCCTTCGAGCGGGAGATGCCCTCCGTCGCCGCCGAACTCGGCCGCACCGGAGGCAGGGAGCGCCTGCGCGAGGCGACCGCCGCACTGGTGGACGCGGCGGTCGCCCGCTTCCGCCGCGACGAGGACGAACTGGACGACCACGACGCCGCCAGGATCGTGCTCGGCCTGCAGGACCGCCTGGCCCGTGACCGCGCCGCCGAATGGCTGGATCCTCCTGACGTCGCGCACGCCTCCCGGCTCTGGCGCTACCTCGCCCGACGATGCGTCGGGCCGTTCGCCGAACACGCCGCCGCCCCGCTGTCCCTGCTCGGCTGGACGGCCTGGGTGACGGGTGACACGGTCACCGCCAGGGTCGCCCTCGGCCGAGCCCTGGCCCTCGATCCGGGGTACACCTTCGCGGGGTTGCTCTACGAGGCGATCAACTGCGGTGCGGTGCCGGATTCACTCTGCGCCACGCTGCGAGCCGAGCGCGCGGCTCGGCAGCGGGGGGCCCGACGCCGCAGGCGTGGCCCGTTTCCCCGCTGCCTGGGCCGATCGACCGACTGA
- the dapA gene encoding 4-hydroxy-tetrahydrodipicolinate synthase codes for MNDTSQDTSPALPLGRLLAAMVTPFHDDGSLDPDGAQRLAGHLVDQGCDGLVLSGTTGESPTTTDAEKETLVRAVVEAVGGRARVIAGVGTSDTSHTAALARTAERAGADGLLVVTPYYSKPQQEGVRLHLRAVADAVSLPVMLYDIPGRTGTRLAAETLRALAGHPRIVAVKDVSYDLAGVARTIADTGLHYYCGADELNLPLAAIGAVGVVSTVANVAPRETRAVLDAHARGANAEALRLHQQLLPLVQAMMDEAPGTVTAKALLREAGLPAGPVRLPLAEATAELLERLLKARQEACGSR; via the coding sequence ATGAACGACACCTCGCAGGACACCTCCCCGGCTCTTCCTCTCGGTCGCCTCCTGGCCGCGATGGTCACCCCCTTCCACGACGACGGAAGCCTCGACCCGGACGGCGCTCAGCGACTGGCCGGGCACCTGGTGGACCAGGGCTGCGACGGCCTGGTCCTCAGCGGCACCACCGGGGAGTCGCCGACCACGACGGACGCCGAGAAGGAGACGCTGGTGCGCGCCGTCGTGGAGGCGGTCGGCGGCCGCGCACGAGTGATCGCGGGCGTCGGCACCAGCGACACCTCCCACACGGCGGCGCTTGCCCGGACGGCGGAGCGCGCGGGGGCGGACGGGCTGCTCGTGGTGACCCCGTACTACAGCAAGCCGCAGCAGGAGGGAGTCCGTCTGCACCTGCGGGCCGTCGCGGACGCGGTCTCGCTGCCGGTCATGCTCTACGACATCCCCGGCCGCACGGGCACCCGGCTCGCGGCCGAAACCCTGCGGGCGCTGGCCGGGCATCCTCGGATCGTGGCCGTCAAGGACGTCAGCTACGACCTGGCGGGCGTGGCGCGCACCATCGCCGATACCGGCCTGCACTACTACTGCGGCGCGGACGAACTGAACCTCCCGCTCGCGGCGATCGGCGCGGTCGGCGTCGTCAGCACCGTGGCCAACGTGGCGCCGCGCGAGACGCGCGCCGTTCTGGACGCCCACGCGCGCGGCGCGAACGCCGAGGCCCTGCGTCTGCACCAGCAACTGCTGCCGCTGGTCCAGGCGATGATGGACGAGGCCCCGGGAACCGTCACCGCCAAGGCGCTGCTCCGCGAGGCGGGCCTGCCCGCTGGGCCGGTGCGCCTGCCGCTGGCCGAGGCGACGGCCGAACTGCTGGAGCGGCTGCTCAAGGCCCGTCAGGAGGCATGCGGCTCGCGATAG
- a CDS encoding histidine phosphatase family protein, whose amino-acid sequence MARPRRIVLIRHGESEGNVDESIYERVPDHALTLTARGREQARAAGAELRTMFGMERIQVYVSPYTRTRQTLELLGLEPARVRVMEEPRLREQDWGNLQDLEDIRRQKKLRDAYGHFYYRFARGESGADVYDRVGAFFETLHRNFLRPDYPPNVLLVCHGLMMRLFCMRWFHWSVDEFEALSNPDNGETRTLLLGPDGRYTLDRPFDRWT is encoded by the coding sequence ATGGCCCGTCCTAGACGAATTGTCCTGATCCGGCACGGCGAGTCGGAGGGGAATGTCGATGAGTCGATCTACGAACGCGTACCCGACCACGCGCTGACCCTCACCGCCAGGGGCCGCGAGCAGGCCCGCGCCGCCGGCGCCGAGTTGCGGACCATGTTCGGCATGGAGCGGATCCAGGTCTACGTCTCCCCCTACACCCGCACCCGCCAGACCCTGGAGCTGCTCGGACTGGAACCGGCCCGGGTACGGGTGATGGAGGAGCCGCGGCTGCGGGAGCAGGACTGGGGCAACCTCCAGGACCTGGAGGACATCCGGCGGCAGAAGAAGCTGCGCGACGCCTACGGCCACTTCTACTACCGGTTCGCCAGGGGCGAGTCCGGCGCCGACGTCTACGACCGGGTCGGCGCCTTCTTCGAGACGCTGCACCGCAACTTCCTACGGCCCGACTACCCGCCCAACGTCCTGCTGGTCTGTCACGGGCTGATGATGCGGCTCTTCTGCATGCGCTGGTTCCACTGGAGCGTGGACGAGTTCGAGGCGCTGTCCAACCCCGACAACGGCGAGACGCGGACACTTCTGCTCGGTCCGGACGGCCGCTATACCCTGGACCGTCCGTTCGACCGTTGGACCTGA
- a CDS encoding TetR/AcrR family transcriptional regulator, protein MHGTAHRVAARRRGPALEQAIFEATLEQLVVSGYARLSMEAVAAAAQTGKASLYRRWGSKEELVMDVLRTSLPLVGAPPDTGSLREDLLTVLERLRAAMSSRPGCAARAVISELDHERASAFIGLVHQRVLDPAHSLFLDVVAAAAARGEVRAEVATPMVLDLVPAMMMYRAKTAQGRFTEQEAVALVDEVLLPVLRA, encoded by the coding sequence ATGCACGGGACAGCTCATCGAGTGGCGGCCCGCCGCCGGGGGCCGGCTCTGGAGCAGGCGATTTTCGAGGCCACGCTGGAGCAGTTGGTCGTCTCCGGCTATGCCAGGCTCAGCATGGAGGCGGTCGCCGCAGCCGCCCAGACGGGGAAGGCCAGCCTCTACCGGCGCTGGGGCTCCAAGGAGGAGCTGGTCATGGACGTGCTTCGGACCAGCCTGCCCTTGGTCGGCGCCCCACCGGACACCGGCAGCCTGAGGGAGGACCTGCTGACCGTCCTGGAGCGGCTGCGCGCCGCGATGAGCTCCCGGCCCGGCTGCGCCGCCCGCGCGGTGATCAGCGAACTGGACCACGAACGTGCCTCGGCGTTCATCGGGCTGGTGCACCAGCGCGTCCTGGACCCCGCTCACAGTCTGTTCCTGGACGTGGTCGCCGCGGCCGCGGCCCGAGGCGAGGTGCGTGCCGAAGTGGCGACACCGATGGTGCTGGACCTGGTCCCGGCCATGATGATGTACCGCGCCAAGACCGCCCAGGGCCGTTTCACCGAGCAGGAGGCGGTGGCGCTGGTCGACGAGGTGCTGCTCCCGGTGCTCCGCGCCTGA
- a CDS encoding ribonuclease HII, with protein sequence MAVEPPSHSVERSLRRAGATLVAGVDEVGRGAWAGPVTVCAAITGLRKPPPGLTDSKLLTQRRREELEPVLAGWVRAHALGHASPKECDELGMTAALRLAAVRALEALPERPDAVILDGKHNYLGGPWQVRTVIKGDQSCIAVAAASVLAKVRRDAMMAEMGESYPDFAFADNAGYPSPVHRAALERLGPTEQHRLSWAYLDELPKWRHLRTYREAPADQGEQLALGF encoded by the coding sequence ATGGCCGTCGAACCGCCCTCCCACTCCGTCGAACGCTCGCTGCGCCGCGCCGGGGCGACGCTGGTCGCGGGCGTGGACGAGGTCGGGCGCGGCGCCTGGGCGGGGCCGGTCACGGTCTGTGCCGCGATCACCGGGCTGCGCAAGCCGCCCCCGGGCCTCACCGATTCGAAGCTGCTCACCCAGCGTCGGCGCGAGGAGTTGGAGCCGGTGCTGGCGGGCTGGGTCCGCGCCCACGCCCTCGGTCACGCCTCGCCCAAGGAGTGCGACGAGCTGGGCATGACCGCCGCACTCCGCCTCGCCGCGGTCCGCGCGCTGGAGGCGCTCCCCGAGCGGCCCGACGCCGTGATCCTGGACGGCAAGCACAACTACCTCGGCGGCCCCTGGCAGGTCCGCACGGTGATCAAGGGCGACCAGTCGTGCATCGCCGTCGCCGCGGCCTCGGTGCTCGCGAAGGTCCGCCGGGACGCGATGATGGCCGAGATGGGGGAGTCCTATCCGGACTTCGCCTTCGCCGACAACGCCGGATACCCCTCGCCGGTCCACCGCGCCGCTCTGGAGCGCCTCGGTCCGACCGAGCAGCACCGGCTCTCGTGGGCCTACCTCGACGAGCTGCCGAAGTGGCGGCACCTGCGGACCTATCGCGAGGCGCCGGCCGATCAGGGGGAGCAGCTCGCCCTGGGCTTCTGA